A stretch of the Tardiphaga sp. 709 genome encodes the following:
- a CDS encoding dicarboxylate/amino acid:cation symporter has protein sequence MSAVTATAGPGAAAPVKKPWYKVLYIQVLIAIVIGVLVGWLEPQFATNEWIKALGDGFIKLIKMVIAPIIFCTVVSGIAHIQDAKKVGRVGIKALVYFEIVSTFALILGLVMGNLFQVGHGLVTKTEGSAGAVANYVKQAEATKSVDFVLNIIPDSVVGAFAKGDILQVLLFAILFGFALMALGERGHRLRDMIDETSHAVFGVIAIVMKAAPLGAFGAMAYTIGKFGPAALTNLLSLIVLFYATAALFVVVVLGIIARIVGFNIFKFIVYIKDELLIVLGTSSSESALPQLMEKLQRLGCSKSVVGLVVPTGYSFNLDGTNIYMTLATLFIAQALGVDLSFGQQVTILIVAMLTSKGASGVTGAGFITLAATLSVVDPRLVPGMAIVFSIDKFMSEVRALTNITGNGIATVFVSWWEGELDHDTMHANLNKTIDPSDVETAITTD, from the coding sequence ATGTCTGCGGTAACGGCAACGGCGGGTCCGGGAGCGGCCGCTCCGGTCAAAAAGCCCTGGTACAAGGTTCTCTATATTCAGGTGCTGATCGCTATCGTGATCGGTGTGCTGGTCGGGTGGCTGGAGCCTCAGTTCGCCACCAATGAATGGATCAAGGCGCTCGGCGATGGCTTCATCAAGCTGATCAAGATGGTGATCGCGCCGATCATCTTCTGCACCGTGGTGTCTGGCATTGCCCATATCCAGGACGCCAAGAAGGTCGGCCGCGTCGGCATCAAGGCGCTGGTCTATTTCGAGATCGTCTCGACCTTCGCGCTGATCCTTGGTCTTGTGATGGGCAACCTGTTCCAGGTCGGCCATGGCTTGGTGACCAAGACCGAAGGCAGCGCGGGCGCAGTCGCCAACTACGTCAAGCAGGCCGAAGCGACGAAGTCGGTCGATTTCGTGCTCAACATCATCCCCGACAGCGTCGTCGGCGCTTTTGCCAAGGGCGACATCCTGCAGGTGCTGTTGTTTGCGATCCTGTTCGGTTTCGCGCTGATGGCGCTGGGCGAGCGTGGCCACAGGTTGCGCGACATGATTGATGAGACGTCGCATGCCGTGTTCGGCGTGATCGCCATTGTCATGAAGGCGGCCCCCCTCGGAGCATTCGGCGCGATGGCCTACACCATTGGCAAGTTCGGCCCGGCAGCGCTCACCAACCTGCTGAGCCTGATCGTGCTGTTCTACGCGACTGCAGCACTGTTCGTGGTGGTCGTGCTCGGCATCATTGCCCGCATCGTCGGCTTCAACATCTTCAAGTTCATCGTCTACATCAAGGATGAGCTTTTGATCGTGCTCGGTACTTCTTCGTCGGAAAGCGCGTTGCCGCAGCTGATGGAGAAGCTGCAGCGTCTGGGCTGTTCGAAATCGGTCGTCGGCCTCGTGGTGCCGACCGGCTATTCGTTCAACCTCGACGGCACCAATATCTACATGACCCTGGCGACCTTGTTCATCGCCCAGGCGCTCGGTGTGGATCTGTCGTTCGGCCAGCAGGTGACTATCCTGATCGTGGCGATGCTGACCTCCAAAGGCGCTTCGGGCGTCACCGGTGCCGGCTTCATCACGCTGGCAGCCACGCTGTCGGTGGTCGATCCGCGTCTGGTGCCCGGCATGGCGATCGTGTTCTCGATCGACAAATTCATGAGCGAGGTGCGCGCGCTTACCAACATCACGGGCAACGGCATTGCTACGGTGTTCGTGTCGTGGTGGGAAGGCGAGCTTGATCACGACACGATGCACGCCAATCTCAACAAGACCATTGATCCGTCGGATGTGGAAACGGCAATCACGACGGACTGA
- a CDS encoding pyridoxal phosphate-dependent aminotransferase — MPDTILKARAHSLLAASARSNVPSFMVMDVMAAAARIEAAGGHVIHMEVGQPAAPAPQVAIDAAQAALAHGRIEYTAALGTPSLRARISRHYRDVYGCTVDPEQIVVTTGSSGAFILSFLALFEPGDRVAVTVPGYPPYRHILTALGCEPVLIETHADKRHALTAEDLLAAHREKPLKGVLVASPANPTGTMMSREALTSLIHAADDAGIRFISDEIYHGLDYAFPAVTAAELSPNALVINSFSKYFCMTGWRVGWMVVPKPLVRSMERLQQNLSISVPTLSQIAAEAAFDGHVQMEDIKHGYQENRRILTAGLPQAGLTDFLPADGAFYLYADVSKFTSDSFDFAKQMLEQAHVAATPGSDFDPIHGKSYIRFSYASSTEDMHEAVARISKWLGQGGPK; from the coding sequence ATGCCAGATACGATCCTCAAAGCCCGGGCACACAGCCTTCTTGCAGCCTCCGCCCGCAGCAACGTTCCCTCGTTCATGGTGATGGATGTGATGGCCGCCGCGGCGCGGATCGAGGCCGCTGGCGGGCACGTGATTCACATGGAAGTCGGGCAGCCGGCAGCGCCCGCGCCACAGGTGGCCATTGATGCCGCGCAGGCCGCACTGGCGCACGGGCGGATTGAATATACCGCCGCGCTCGGCACCCCGTCGCTGCGCGCGCGGATCTCCAGGCATTATCGCGACGTCTATGGCTGCACGGTCGATCCGGAGCAGATCGTGGTGACCACCGGCTCCTCCGGCGCGTTCATCCTGTCCTTCCTGGCCCTGTTCGAGCCCGGCGACCGCGTCGCCGTCACCGTGCCCGGCTATCCGCCGTATCGGCATATTCTGACTGCGCTAGGCTGCGAGCCGGTGCTGATCGAAACCCATGCCGACAAGCGCCATGCCTTGACCGCCGAGGATCTGCTCGCCGCGCATCGCGAAAAACCGCTGAAGGGCGTGCTGGTCGCGAGCCCGGCCAATCCTACAGGCACCATGATGTCGCGCGAAGCGCTCACCAGCCTGATCCACGCGGCCGATGATGCGGGCATCCGCTTCATCTCCGACGAAATCTATCATGGCCTCGATTACGCATTCCCGGCAGTGACCGCGGCCGAGCTATCGCCGAACGCGCTGGTCATCAATTCGTTCTCGAAATACTTTTGCATGACCGGCTGGCGCGTCGGCTGGATGGTCGTGCCGAAACCACTGGTGCGGTCCATGGAACGGCTCCAGCAGAACCTGTCGATCTCGGTGCCGACGCTGTCGCAGATTGCGGCAGAAGCTGCGTTCGACGGTCATGTACAGATGGAAGACATCAAGCATGGGTATCAGGAGAACCGCCGCATCCTGACCGCAGGATTGCCGCAAGCCGGTCTCACGGACTTCCTGCCGGCCGATGGCGCCTTCTATCTCTATGCAGACGTGTCGAAATTCACGTCGGACAGCTTCGATTTTGCCAAGCAGATGCTGGAACAGGCGCACGTCGCCGCAACACCCGGCAGCGACTTCGATCCGATCCACGGCAAATCCTATATTCGCTTCTCCTATGCGAGCTCGACCGAAGACATGCATGAGGCGGTCGCGCGGATCAGCAAATGGCTCGGGCAGGGCGGCCCGAAGTGA
- a CDS encoding N-acetylmuramoyl-L-alanine amidase: MTSRANHIVRLATVLFSAAFGLFWCPNSAQAAGETPRAEIEGVFPIASDVRIAGDEKQTRFILDLDRKIPLRAFALADPYRVVIDLPQVNFHLDPGAGTVSRGLIKAFRYGLVMPGGSRMVFDLTGPAKIKNSYALDSANGQPARMVIELESVDRTTFVQALAVENRPDLRPAVGTTAVASPVATKVVASAVPDAAPDARPVIVIDPGHGGIDNGTQAGGESEKGIVLGFGLALRDRLEKLGKYRIVMTRADDTFIPLDERVKVARNQSAALFVSIHADALPRGEGDAQGATVYTLSDKASDAEAERLADSENKADAIAGVNLTEEPTDVADILIDLAQRETRTFSNRFARLVVGEMKTTARMHKHPLKSAGFRVLKAPDVPSVLIELGYVSNKDDLQQLMSENWRSKTVGAVAKAIDGFFSKRMVSAGPGN, translated from the coding sequence TTGACGAGCCGCGCAAACCACATCGTCAGGCTGGCCACGGTGCTCTTCAGTGCCGCTTTTGGGCTGTTTTGGTGCCCGAACTCCGCCCAGGCCGCCGGCGAGACGCCACGCGCGGAAATCGAGGGTGTGTTCCCGATCGCCTCCGACGTGCGGATCGCTGGCGACGAGAAACAGACCCGTTTCATTCTCGATCTCGACAGGAAGATCCCGCTGCGTGCCTTTGCGCTGGCTGACCCATATCGGGTGGTCATCGATCTTCCCCAGGTCAATTTCCATCTCGATCCCGGCGCCGGGACGGTCTCCCGCGGCCTGATCAAGGCGTTTCGCTACGGTCTGGTGATGCCGGGCGGGTCGCGCATGGTGTTTGACCTGACCGGACCAGCCAAGATCAAGAATTCCTACGCGCTCGATTCCGCCAACGGGCAGCCGGCGCGGATGGTGATCGAACTCGAATCGGTCGATCGCACGACATTCGTACAGGCGCTGGCGGTTGAGAATCGTCCGGATCTGCGACCGGCCGTCGGAACGACTGCTGTGGCATCTCCGGTTGCCACTAAGGTGGTCGCCAGCGCCGTGCCCGATGCCGCGCCGGACGCCCGTCCAGTCATCGTGATCGATCCCGGTCATGGCGGCATCGACAACGGCACCCAGGCCGGCGGCGAGAGCGAGAAGGGGATCGTGCTGGGTTTCGGTTTGGCCCTGCGTGACCGTCTGGAGAAGCTCGGCAAATACCGCATCGTGATGACCCGCGCCGACGATACGTTCATTCCCTTGGATGAACGGGTGAAGGTGGCGCGCAACCAGTCGGCCGCTTTGTTCGTCTCCATCCATGCCGACGCATTGCCGCGCGGCGAGGGGGATGCGCAGGGCGCCACCGTCTACACGCTGTCCGACAAGGCCTCCGATGCGGAGGCGGAGCGGCTGGCAGACTCGGAAAACAAGGCGGACGCCATTGCCGGCGTCAATCTGACGGAAGAGCCAACCGACGTTGCCGACATCCTGATCGACTTGGCGCAGCGCGAAACCCGAACCTTCTCAAACCGCTTTGCCCGGCTTGTGGTGGGCGAGATGAAGACCACGGCGCGGATGCACAAGCATCCCCTCAAGTCGGCAGGTTTCCGCGTGCTCAAGGCCCCGGACGTCCCCTCGGTGCTGATCGAACTGGGTTACGTGTCCAACAAGGACGATCTCCAGCAGCTGATGTCCGAGAACTGGCGCTCCAAGACTGTCGGGGCGGTCGCCAAGGCGATCGACGGCTTCTTCTCCAAGCGGATGGTCTCTGCCGGTCCGGGAAACTGA
- a CDS encoding M48 family metalloprotease, translating into MMKDLQLQPRRAAYRLFSKLTTLLTAAALTLTPMAAHAQQGGAPRLLRDAEIEQLLRDYTRPILRAAGLEKQNIQVVIINNASFNAFVADGRRIFVNHGALMQSQTPNQLIGVLAHETGHLAGGHLSKLRERMAQAQTQMIVAMLLGVGAMAAGARGGNSNGAAGNIGAAAVAAPQAMMMNTMLSYQRQQEENADRAGVKFLNQTGQSSKGMYETFQRFGTDSLFAARGSDPYMMSHPMPRERVAALEELAKSSPYWDKKDDPTLMLRHELMRAKTAGFMEQRDTVLRRYPPSDTSLPAQYARAIATYRHGDLRVAVEQIDALIKAQPNNPYFYELRGQALLEGGKPNEAIAPLRRAVQLSNNAPLIEMMLGQALVASDNKAYTDEAIRILRTAVARESEAPAGYMQLAMAYGRKGELAEADLASAQAAFLRGDNKTARDLASRAKARFAVGTPGWVKADDIIAAKMPGKN; encoded by the coding sequence ATGATGAAAGACCTGCAGCTGCAGCCTAGAAGGGCTGCATATCGATTGTTCTCGAAGCTGACCACGCTGCTGACCGCGGCGGCATTGACGCTGACGCCAATGGCGGCCCATGCGCAGCAAGGCGGTGCCCCGCGCCTGCTGCGCGACGCCGAGATCGAACAGCTGCTGCGTGACTATACGCGCCCGATCCTGCGTGCCGCGGGCCTCGAAAAGCAAAACATCCAGGTCGTCATCATCAACAATGCCAGCTTCAATGCCTTTGTGGCTGACGGTCGCCGCATCTTCGTCAATCACGGCGCGCTGATGCAGTCACAGACGCCGAACCAGCTGATCGGCGTGCTCGCCCACGAGACCGGCCATCTCGCCGGCGGTCATCTGTCAAAGCTGCGCGAGCGCATGGCGCAGGCACAAACCCAGATGATCGTGGCGATGCTGCTCGGCGTCGGCGCCATGGCGGCCGGAGCGCGCGGCGGCAACTCCAATGGTGCTGCCGGCAATATTGGTGCTGCAGCGGTCGCCGCGCCGCAAGCGATGATGATGAATACGATGCTGTCCTATCAGCGGCAGCAGGAAGAAAATGCCGACCGCGCCGGTGTCAAATTCCTGAACCAGACCGGCCAGTCGTCCAAAGGCATGTACGAGACGTTCCAGCGCTTCGGCACCGACAGCCTGTTCGCAGCGCGCGGAAGCGACCCGTATATGATGTCGCATCCGATGCCCCGAGAGCGCGTTGCCGCCCTTGAGGAGCTTGCGAAGTCGAGTCCCTATTGGGACAAGAAGGACGATCCCACCCTGATGTTGCGCCACGAGCTGATGCGCGCCAAGACCGCCGGCTTCATGGAGCAGCGAGACACGGTGCTGCGGCGCTATCCGCCATCCGACACCAGTCTGCCCGCGCAATATGCCCGCGCCATCGCCACCTATCGCCATGGCGATCTGCGCGTAGCCGTCGAGCAGATCGATGCGCTGATCAAGGCGCAGCCGAACAATCCGTATTTCTACGAGCTGCGGGGCCAGGCACTGCTGGAAGGCGGCAAGCCCAATGAGGCCATCGCGCCGCTGCGCCGCGCGGTGCAGCTCTCCAACAACGCGCCACTGATCGAGATGATGCTCGGCCAGGCGCTCGTCGCCTCCGACAACAAGGCCTATACCGACGAAGCTATCCGCATCCTGCGCACTGCTGTGGCGCGCGAGAGCGAAGCACCCGCCGGTTATATGCAGCTCGCCATGGCCTATGGCCGCAAGGGCGAACTCGCAGAGGCCGACCTGGCCTCGGCCCAGGCCGCCTTCCTGCGCGGCGACAACAAGACCGCCCGTGACCTTGCGTCGCGCGCCAAGGCGCGGTTTGCCGTGGGTACGCCCGGCTGGGTGAAGGCCGATGACATCATCGCCGCAAAAATGCCGGGCAAGAACTAG
- a CDS encoding response regulator has translation MQTMSHILIVDDDLAIRKLLGRYLTEQGYRVSIASDQRTMKEALQTNQVSLIVLDVLLPDGSGLDICRDLRREGSEIPVILLTALKEDVDRIIGLEIGADDYLGKPFNPRELLARIRAVLRRKVTQDIQLSQVLEHHFGRFKLHPGARRLLDENGQPFDLTTAEFELLLVLVRRPGRLLSRDQLIELTNRSSDDVFDRSIDVLMSRLRKKLGDNDDFQLIKTVRNGGYIFSARVETIGADT, from the coding sequence ATGCAGACCATGTCTCACATCCTCATCGTCGATGACGATCTTGCAATACGAAAACTGCTGGGACGCTATCTGACCGAACAAGGCTACCGCGTATCCATCGCCTCCGACCAGCGAACGATGAAGGAAGCGCTGCAGACCAACCAGGTCAGCCTGATCGTTCTCGATGTCCTGCTCCCCGATGGGTCGGGGCTCGATATCTGCCGCGATCTTCGGCGGGAGGGCTCCGAGATACCCGTCATCCTGTTGACGGCGCTGAAGGAGGACGTCGACCGGATCATCGGCCTCGAAATCGGCGCGGACGACTATCTCGGCAAGCCGTTCAATCCGCGCGAATTGCTCGCCCGCATCCGCGCGGTGCTTCGTCGCAAGGTGACGCAGGACATCCAGCTCTCCCAGGTGCTCGAACATCACTTCGGCAGATTTAAACTCCATCCCGGCGCACGGCGGTTGCTGGACGAAAACGGGCAGCCGTTCGATCTCACGACAGCTGAATTCGAACTGTTGCTCGTGCTGGTCAGACGACCGGGCCGCCTGCTCTCCCGGGATCAACTGATCGAACTGACGAACCGCAGTTCCGACGACGTGTTCGATCGCTCGATCGACGTGTTGATGAGCCGGTTGCGCAAGAAGCTCGGCGACAATGATGATTTCCAGTTGATCAAAACCGTGCGTAACGGCGGCTACATTTTCTCGGCACGCGTTGAAACCATTGGCGCAGACACATGA
- a CDS encoding DUF3313 family protein, whose product MRANAINHVLKLICLHALTATVAGCATAQLETSGSLASYNDLAPADGITTKSKMRVDKAGVLAARSVSIIPTSFSHAASRAALTDKQRRVIANAVDRSVCIGLSDRFNVVPSGQPADLTVHVTVTRVTITDPNVAGAAKVASAAPMFISAGFPIVVPRIPYGMGGLSVEAEARDVQGQQKAAFVWARDADMLTSTPRVAASGDAYDLAGEFGADFSKLLITGENPFDKKLSTPSMQRVNSAFGGKPKYAACDAFGRTGVSAFIGGKMGAPPEWNDDAMPVTE is encoded by the coding sequence ATGCGCGCGAACGCCATCAACCACGTGTTGAAACTGATATGCCTGCACGCTCTGACAGCAACTGTCGCTGGATGCGCCACGGCCCAACTGGAGACATCAGGGTCTCTCGCCTCGTATAACGACCTCGCGCCCGCCGACGGCATCACTACCAAATCCAAGATGCGCGTCGACAAGGCCGGGGTCCTGGCGGCCAGGAGCGTCAGCATCATACCCACGTCGTTCTCTCATGCCGCATCTCGAGCCGCCCTCACCGACAAGCAACGTCGCGTCATCGCGAATGCTGTCGACCGTTCCGTCTGTATCGGACTGAGCGACCGCTTCAACGTGGTCCCATCCGGGCAACCCGCCGACCTAACGGTGCATGTTACCGTGACGCGTGTGACCATCACCGATCCGAATGTCGCTGGAGCCGCTAAGGTTGCCTCCGCCGCACCGATGTTCATCAGTGCAGGCTTTCCTATCGTCGTCCCCCGGATCCCGTACGGCATGGGCGGCCTGTCGGTCGAAGCGGAAGCTCGCGACGTACAAGGCCAGCAGAAAGCGGCATTCGTCTGGGCCCGCGATGCTGACATGTTGACGAGCACGCCGCGCGTTGCGGCATCCGGCGATGCCTACGATCTGGCGGGCGAGTTCGGCGCAGATTTCAGCAAGCTCCTCATTACCGGTGAAAATCCGTTCGACAAGAAGCTGTCGACGCCCAGTATGCAGCGCGTGAATTCGGCCTTTGGGGGCAAGCCCAAATACGCCGCCTGTGATGCTTTCGGGCGCACCGGCGTTTCCGCCTTCATCGGCGGAAAAATGGGAGCACCTCCAGAGTGGAACGACGACGCGATGCCGGTGACGGAATGA
- a CDS encoding Rne/Rng family ribonuclease produces MPNKMLIDATHPEETRVVVVRGNRVEEFDFETAQRKQLRGNIYLAKVTRVEPSLQAAFIEYGGNRHGFLAFSEIHPDYYQIPVADRQALIEADERAHREAEEETENRSNRKRSRHRNSRRRDRGERVQSDVVDTTAIDPSQAEQPRDPAFEVHSHPHDDGHHAADHDHHDHDGHEHTHAHEHAEGDHAHDHDHHDHAPAPVASESVAAEAAAPEVVVSEVVASEPVTEQPVSAGFSPAPVEAVAETPAPVTAEAHDDHAHDEQIQAAHAEENAAHAEDVHHEERAEGEHTAAADSDEHDDEEDEEDGEEEAEEDQVESVGGDDVLEEVPERAFRPRRQYKIQEVIKRRQVMLVQVVKEERGNKGAALTTYLSLAGRYAVLMPNTARGGGISRKITSAQDRSRLKEVVSDLDVPEGMGIILRTAGASRTKPEIKRDFEYLIRMWETVRDMTLKSQAPTLVYEEGSLIKRSLRDLYNKEIDEIQVAGEAGYQEARDFMHMLMPSNVRAVKQYRDGQPLFSRMGVESQLDAMFSPTVQLRSGGYIVINQTEALVSIDVNSGRSTREHHIEDTALKTNLEAAEEVARQLRLRDLAGLIVIDFIDMDEKRNNRAVERKMSDCLRQDRARIQVGRISHFGLLEMSRQRIRASVLESSTDICPHCGGSGHVRSVSSVALQLLRGLEETLMKGATHNLIVRTRTDVALYVLNHKRGHLRDLENSFKVTLAVIADPNVSGQQSFVIDRGEQVHTLEAAKALLAAQVAAFPPPLEEEPFDDEDLFETEAEIETEETEGLTDDETSGESAAGDADGDGRKRKRRRRRRGRSGEAREGGAPGREGGEFQNAAEGAVEGNVETVGDDSEGEDDETDDQPREARTDQPADGERRPRRRGRRGGRRRRGGNDEGLAGSISDELGPTQSSEASDAVADLEGQDTRQHAAPDAVTSYAAPQPQAEQSRHDAVPMFAPAAPEPAPAAPAPVAAPSPVQEAAAPQEDDKAAARRRSTVREKVNFGSTSPEPQPAAAPVATTPEPTPAPVAAAPAAEAQPRKAGWWSRVLGSD; encoded by the coding sequence ATGCCAAACAAAATGTTGATCGATGCGACCCACCCGGAAGAGACCCGGGTCGTCGTGGTTCGCGGCAATCGCGTCGAAGAGTTTGATTTCGAGACTGCGCAGCGCAAGCAGCTCCGCGGCAATATCTATCTCGCCAAGGTCACGCGCGTCGAACCGTCGCTGCAGGCCGCCTTCATCGAATACGGTGGCAACCGCCACGGCTTTCTAGCTTTCAGCGAAATCCATCCGGACTATTACCAGATCCCGGTCGCCGACCGTCAGGCGCTGATCGAGGCGGATGAACGGGCCCATCGCGAAGCTGAGGAAGAGACCGAAAACCGCTCCAACCGTAAGCGCTCACGTCATCGCAACTCCCGTCGCCGCGACCGTGGTGAGCGGGTGCAGAGCGACGTCGTCGATACGACAGCGATCGATCCGTCGCAGGCCGAACAGCCGCGCGATCCGGCCTTCGAGGTCCACAGCCATCCCCATGATGACGGGCACCACGCTGCCGATCACGACCATCATGACCATGACGGTCACGAGCACACCCACGCGCATGAGCACGCCGAAGGCGATCATGCGCACGACCATGATCACCACGATCATGCCCCCGCACCGGTCGCGTCCGAGAGCGTCGCTGCCGAAGCGGCGGCTCCCGAGGTCGTCGTGTCCGAGGTCGTTGCATCCGAGCCTGTGACCGAACAGCCTGTTTCGGCAGGGTTCTCGCCTGCTCCGGTCGAAGCCGTTGCGGAGACGCCAGCGCCAGTCACCGCCGAAGCGCATGATGATCACGCGCATGACGAACAGATTCAGGCCGCTCACGCCGAAGAGAACGCGGCGCATGCCGAGGACGTTCACCACGAAGAGCGCGCCGAGGGTGAGCACACCGCTGCCGCTGACAGCGACGAACACGACGACGAGGAAGACGAAGAAGACGGCGAGGAAGAAGCCGAAGAGGATCAGGTCGAATCCGTCGGCGGTGACGACGTTCTCGAGGAAGTCCCCGAGCGCGCCTTCCGTCCGCGTCGCCAGTACAAGATCCAGGAAGTCATCAAGCGCCGCCAGGTCATGCTGGTGCAGGTCGTCAAGGAAGAGCGCGGCAACAAGGGCGCTGCGCTGACCACCTACCTGTCGCTCGCCGGCCGCTACGCCGTGCTGATGCCGAACACTGCCCGTGGCGGCGGCATCTCGCGCAAGATCACCTCGGCACAGGATCGTTCGCGTCTCAAGGAAGTGGTGTCGGACCTCGACGTGCCGGAAGGCATGGGGATCATCCTGCGCACCGCCGGTGCCTCGCGCACCAAGCCGGAAATCAAGCGCGACTTCGAATACCTGATCCGGATGTGGGAAACCGTCCGCGACATGACGCTGAAGTCGCAGGCCCCGACCCTCGTCTACGAGGAAGGCTCGCTGATCAAGCGTTCGCTGCGCGACCTCTACAACAAGGAAATCGACGAAATCCAGGTTGCGGGCGAAGCCGGCTATCAGGAAGCGCGCGACTTCATGCACATGCTGATGCCGAGCAATGTGCGCGCGGTGAAGCAGTATCGCGACGGCCAGCCGCTGTTCTCGCGCATGGGCGTCGAGAGCCAGTTGGACGCGATGTTCTCGCCGACCGTGCAGCTCCGCTCAGGTGGCTACATCGTCATCAACCAGACCGAAGCGCTGGTCTCGATCGACGTGAACTCGGGTCGTTCGACCCGCGAGCACCACATCGAAGACACCGCGCTGAAGACCAATCTCGAAGCCGCCGAGGAAGTCGCGCGTCAGCTCCGCCTGCGCGATCTCGCCGGCCTGATCGTGATCGACTTCATCGACATGGACGAGAAGCGCAACAACCGCGCTGTCGAACGCAAGATGAGCGACTGCCTGCGGCAGGATCGCGCGCGCATCCAGGTCGGCCGCATCTCGCATTTCGGCTTGCTGGAAATGTCGCGCCAGCGCATTCGCGCCAGCGTGCTGGAGAGCTCCACCGATATCTGCCCGCATTGCGGCGGCAGCGGTCATGTCCGCTCGGTCTCGTCAGTAGCCCTGCAGTTGCTGCGCGGCCTCGAAGAGACCCTGATGAAGGGCGCCACGCATAACCTGATTGTGCGCACCCGCACCGATGTCGCGCTCTATGTGCTGAACCACAAACGTGGCCATCTGCGCGATCTCGAAAACAGCTTCAAGGTGACGCTCGCCGTCATCGCCGATCCGAATGTCAGCGGTCAGCAGTCCTTCGTGATCGACCGCGGCGAACAGGTGCATACGCTTGAAGCCGCCAAGGCGCTGCTCGCGGCGCAGGTTGCGGCCTTCCCGCCGCCGCTGGAAGAAGAACCCTTCGACGACGAAGACCTGTTCGAGACGGAAGCCGAGATCGAGACCGAGGAGACCGAAGGTCTCACCGACGACGAGACCTCGGGTGAAAGCGCCGCTGGCGATGCAGACGGTGATGGGCGCAAGCGCAAGCGTCGTCGGCGCCGTCGTGGTCGCTCGGGCGAAGCCCGCGAGGGCGGCGCCCCCGGTCGCGAGGGCGGCGAGTTCCAGAACGCCGCTGAAGGCGCGGTTGAAGGTAACGTCGAAACCGTTGGCGACGACAGCGAAGGCGAAGACGACGAGACCGACGATCAGCCCCGTGAAGCCCGTACCGACCAGCCGGCCGATGGCGAGCGACGTCCGCGTCGCCGCGGTCGTCGTGGCGGTCGTCGTCGGCGTGGTGGTAACGACGAAGGTCTGGCCGGATCGATTTCCGATGAACTCGGACCGACGCAGAGCTCGGAAGCCAGCGATGCTGTGGCCGATCTCGAAGGTCAGGACACGCGCCAGCACGCAGCTCCGGACGCCGTGACGTCCTATGCCGCACCACAGCCACAGGCCGAACAGAGCCGTCACGACGCCGTGCCGATGTTCGCTCCGGCAGCGCCTGAGCCGGCGCCGGCTGCCCCTGCTCCTGTCGCAGCACCTTCCCCCGTGCAGGAAGCCGCGGCACCGCAGGAAGATGACAAGGCTGCAGCACGCCGTCGCTCGACGGTGCGCGAGAAGGTCAACTTCGGTTCGACGTCTCCGGAGCCGCAGCCCGCTGCAGCGCCTGTGGCCACTACACCGGAGCCGACACCTGCTCCTGTGGCCGCAGCGCCAGCAGCCGAAGCCCAGCCGCGCAAAGCTGGCTGGTGGTCACGCGTCCTCGGCAGCGACTAA
- a CDS encoding biotin transporter BioY: protein MDSSVSNLPHVSIASVWWPSRGEGLAAARRAVVLAAFGVALLAVSAKINLPLPYVPMTLQTLVVLMIGAVYGWRLGTLTIIAYLAVGALGLPVFAGPVGGLKPLTGATAGFLSGFVVAAFITGWFSERGWDRSMVRLFVAMAIGHIVIMAMGFAWLAYGMKLGAEKAWLVGVMPFLAGALVKNTLGAILVPVLRGMVDRRYR, encoded by the coding sequence ATGGATTCATCCGTCTCGAATCTGCCCCACGTCTCGATCGCCAGTGTGTGGTGGCCAAGCCGCGGTGAGGGCCTTGCCGCTGCGCGCCGTGCCGTGGTGCTGGCAGCGTTTGGCGTCGCGTTGTTGGCGGTTTCGGCGAAGATCAATCTGCCATTGCCATATGTGCCGATGACCCTGCAGACGCTGGTTGTTTTGATGATCGGCGCCGTCTATGGCTGGCGCCTCGGCACGTTGACGATCATCGCCTATCTCGCCGTCGGTGCATTGGGATTGCCGGTGTTCGCTGGGCCCGTTGGTGGCCTCAAGCCGCTCACAGGGGCGACGGCCGGCTTCCTGTCCGGCTTCGTCGTTGCTGCGTTCATCACGGGCTGGTTCAGCGAACGCGGATGGGATCGCTCGATGGTCCGCCTGTTCGTTGCCATGGCCATCGGCCACATCGTGATCATGGCCATGGGCTTTGCGTGGCTGGCTTACGGTATGAAGCTCGGTGCCGAGAAAGCCTGGTTGGTCGGCGTGATGCCGTTCCTGGCGGGGGCATTAGTGAAGAACACATTGGGCGCGATCCTGGTACCCGTCCTGCGCGGAATGGTTGATCGCCGGTATCGCTGA